One Miscanthus floridulus cultivar M001 chromosome 11, ASM1932011v1, whole genome shotgun sequence DNA window includes the following coding sequences:
- the LOC136490898 gene encoding uncharacterized protein isoform X1, protein MKMRTPAIAFASLLMLLLLATRAHAGIRLDRQLHEAIDSKKMADPKTGDAEASVAGDSVKKHCTPDGRCSGMVKKAHAEAAAEAKQQSNSTGNDHHTAVDIKAATQQGRRHEAAEATSSAASSSPAPPGVAARQRQTFPDIMDIAGMDYSPATRKPPIHN, encoded by the exons ATGAAGATGAGGACTCCTGCTATCGCCTTTGCTTCTCTTCTGATGCTGCTGCTTCTGGCTACAAGAGCACATG CAGGAATCAGGCTGGACAGGCAGTTGCATGAAGCAATCGACAGCAAG AAGATGGCCGATCCCAAGACCGGCGATGCCGAAGCATCCGTTGCTGGCGACTCGGTGAAGAAGCACTGCACTCCCGATGGGCGTTGCTCAG GAATGGTGAAAAAGGCGCACGCTGAAGCAGCAGCGGAAGCGAAGCAGCAG AGCAATTCGACGGGAAATGATCACCACACGGCGGTGGACATCAAGGCCGCCACGCAGCAAGGGCGCCGTCACGAAGCGGCGGAGGCGACGTCGTCCGCggcttcttcttccccggccccGCCGGGCGTGGCGGCGCGGCAGCGGCAGACGTTCCCGGACATCATGGACATCGCCGGCATGGACTACTCGCCCGCCACGCGAAAGCCTCCCATCCACAACTGA
- the LOC136490898 gene encoding uncharacterized protein isoform X2 → MKMRTPAIAFASLLMLLLLATRAHGIRLDRQLHEAIDSKKMADPKTGDAEASVAGDSVKKHCTPDGRCSGMVKKAHAEAAAEAKQQSNSTGNDHHTAVDIKAATQQGRRHEAAEATSSAASSSPAPPGVAARQRQTFPDIMDIAGMDYSPATRKPPIHN, encoded by the exons ATGAAGATGAGGACTCCTGCTATCGCCTTTGCTTCTCTTCTGATGCTGCTGCTTCTGGCTACAAGAGCACATG GAATCAGGCTGGACAGGCAGTTGCATGAAGCAATCGACAGCAAG AAGATGGCCGATCCCAAGACCGGCGATGCCGAAGCATCCGTTGCTGGCGACTCGGTGAAGAAGCACTGCACTCCCGATGGGCGTTGCTCAG GAATGGTGAAAAAGGCGCACGCTGAAGCAGCAGCGGAAGCGAAGCAGCAG AGCAATTCGACGGGAAATGATCACCACACGGCGGTGGACATCAAGGCCGCCACGCAGCAAGGGCGCCGTCACGAAGCGGCGGAGGCGACGTCGTCCGCggcttcttcttccccggccccGCCGGGCGTGGCGGCGCGGCAGCGGCAGACGTTCCCGGACATCATGGACATCGCCGGCATGGACTACTCGCCCGCCACGCGAAAGCCTCCCATCCACAACTGA
- the LOC136490898 gene encoding uncharacterized protein isoform X3 has product MKMRTPAIAFASLLMLLLLATRAHGIRLDRQLHEAIDSKMADPKTGDAEASVAGDSVKKHCTPDGRCSGMVKKAHAEAAAEAKQQSNSTGNDHHTAVDIKAATQQGRRHEAAEATSSAASSSPAPPGVAARQRQTFPDIMDIAGMDYSPATRKPPIHN; this is encoded by the exons ATGAAGATGAGGACTCCTGCTATCGCCTTTGCTTCTCTTCTGATGCTGCTGCTTCTGGCTACAAGAGCACATG GAATCAGGCTGGACAGGCAGTTGCATGAAGCAATCGACAGCAAG ATGGCCGATCCCAAGACCGGCGATGCCGAAGCATCCGTTGCTGGCGACTCGGTGAAGAAGCACTGCACTCCCGATGGGCGTTGCTCAG GAATGGTGAAAAAGGCGCACGCTGAAGCAGCAGCGGAAGCGAAGCAGCAG AGCAATTCGACGGGAAATGATCACCACACGGCGGTGGACATCAAGGCCGCCACGCAGCAAGGGCGCCGTCACGAAGCGGCGGAGGCGACGTCGTCCGCggcttcttcttccccggccccGCCGGGCGTGGCGGCGCGGCAGCGGCAGACGTTCCCGGACATCATGGACATCGCCGGCATGGACTACTCGCCCGCCACGCGAAAGCCTCCCATCCACAACTGA
- the LOC136494068 gene encoding uncharacterized protein — protein sequence MAPASPSSSGVARLVLLLLLLLTGASVAHGSFQARRALSDGQGRGIMALWRRSLADAAAAPPANNSLVLAAARTHRSDPFANLTAYSGGWNISDEHYWASVAYTAVPLFLIAVLWFVGFGVVLLVISCCCCFCRSKSNAYSPGCYFSSLVLLIVLTMATIAGCLILHGGSDLFHGSTIRTVNYVFGQGNLTVDHLRNFAGSLAAAKNITIDQIFLPADVQQKIDIVEEKLNSSANIFSTRMQENSRKIKRVLNHMEHELMVVAAVMAGLSVLGFLFSILGLRFLVSIWVIAAWILLTNTIISSGFFLLLHNVVADTCVAMGDWVAHPQAHTALDDILPCVDVATANESLYRSQEVTAQLVALVNNVVVNISNRDFPPGLRPLYFNQSGPLMPVLCNPFNPDMSPRRCAPGEVDFDIAAREWKRFECQTTGPPGSEVCATPGRVTPAAYGQMTAATSVSKGLYEFSPFLVQLQDCSFVRETFSSISNNNCPGLEQYSRDVYIGLVVISAGVMLSVVFWMVHTRHRRRRAMCKHL from the exons ATGGCGCCGGCATCCCCCTCGTCCTCCGGCGTTGCGCGTCtcgtcctgctcctgctcctgctcctcaccGGTGCCTCCGTCGCGCACGGCTCGTTCCAGGCTAGGCGTGCTCTGTCAG ATGGCCAAGGGAGGGGGATAATGGCGCTATGGAGGAGGTCGCTCGCCGACGCCGCCGCTGCGCCTCCAGCGAACAACTCCCTCGTCCTGGCTGCGGCGAGGACTCACCGGAGCGACCCCTTCGCCAACCTCACCGCGTACAGCGGCGGCTGGAACATTAGCGACGAGCACTACTGGGCT TCCGTGGCGTACACCGCGGTGCCCCTCTTCCTCATCGCCGTGCTGTGGTTCGTCGGCTTCGGCGTCGTGCTGCTCGTcatctcctgctgctgctgcttctgccGGAGCAAAAGCAACGCCTACTCGCCGGGGTGCTACTTCAGCTCCCTGGTGCTTCTCATCGTCCTCACCATGGCCACAAT CGCCGGGTGTCTGATCTTGCACGGCGGCAGCGATCTGTTCCACGGGAGCACCATCAGGACCGTCAACTACGTCTTCGGGCAGGGCAACCTGACGGTCGACCACCTGAGGAACTTCGCCGGCAGCTTGGCGGCGGCGAAGAACATCACGATCGACCAGATCTTCCTCCCAGCTGATGTCCAGCAGAAGATCGATATCGTCGAGGAGAAGCTCAACTCTTCCGCGAACATCTTCTCCACTCGGATGCAGGAGAACTCCCGGAAGATCAAGAGAGTGCTGAACCACAT GGAGCACGAATTGATGGTTGTTGCAGCTGTTATGGCTGGCCTTTCAGTACTCGGATTCC TGTTCTCCATACTGGGGTTGCGGTTTCTCGTCTCCAT ATGGGTGATCGCTGCATGGATCCTTCTCACCAATACCATCATCAGTTCTGGTTTTTTCCTTCTCTTGCACAA CGTGGTGGCGGACACGTGCGTGGCGATGGGCGATTGGGTGGCCCACCCGCAGGCGCACACGGCGCTGGACGACATCCTCCCCTGCGTGGACGTGGCGACGGCGAACGAGTCGCTGTACCGGAGCCAGGAGGTGACGGCGCAGCTGGTGGCGCTGGTGAACAACGTCGTCGTCAACATCTCCAACCGGGACTTCCCGCCGGGTCTCCGCCCGCTCTACTTCAACCAGTCGGGCCCCCTCATGCCCGTGCTCTGCAACCCGTTCAACCCGGACATGAGCCCCCGCCGGTGCGCGCCCGGCGAGGTCGACTTCGACATCGCGGCGCGGGAGTGGAAGCGGTTCGAGTGCCAGACCACGGGGCCGCCGGGGTCGGAGGTGTGCGCCACGCCGGGCCGCGTGACGCCCGCGGCGTACGGACAGATGACGGCGGCGACGAGCGTCAGCAAGGGGCTGTACGAGTTCAGCCCGTTCCTGGTGCAGCTGCAGGACTGCTCCTTCGTGCGGGAGACGTTCTCGTCCATCAGCAACAACAACTGCCCCGGGCTCGAGCAGTACAGCCGGGACGTCTACATCGGCCTCGTCGTCATCTCCGCCGGCGTCATGCTGTCCGTCGTCTTTTGGATGGTGCACACAcggcaccggcggcggcgcgccaTGTGCAAGCACCTGTGA
- the LOC136494910 gene encoding uncharacterized protein: MDWHAWLSGARLEPALVYEYALVFARNELEADDVAFFDHEFLHSMGISVAKHRLEILKLACRDRRSRARPAALARLLLGRVARYVRSLVRRDEDGSTALVLVPSQLQHPDVVGRSPCAGGVSRHKQQRRGGKALRRAKSEPNKAPAPRASIGGRAAAAVHAVGDVESGVGDEMVRWDRLFQDLNPN; this comes from the coding sequence ATGGACTGGCACGCGTGGCTGTCGGGGGCGCGGCTGGAGCCGGCGCTGGTGTATGAGTACGCGCTGGTGTTCGCGCGCAACGAGCTGGAGGCCGACGACGTGGCCTTCTTCGACCACGAGTTCCTCCACAGCATGGGCATCTCCGTCGCCAAGCACCGCCTCGAGATCCTCAAGCTCGCCTGTCGCGACCGCCGGAGCCGCGCCCGCCCCGCGGCGCTGGCCCGGCTCCTCCTCGGCCGTGTCGCCAGGTACGTCCGCTCGCTCGTGCGCCGCGACGAGGACGGCTCCACGGCGCTCGTGCTGGTCCCGAGCCAGCTGCAGCACCCCGACGTCGTCGGCCGCAGCCCGTGCGCCGGCGGCGTCTCCAGGCACAAGCAGCAGCGCCGCGGCGGCAAGGCGCTACGGCGTGCCAAGTCGGAGCCCAATAAGGCGCCTGCGCCCAGGGCCTCCATCGGCGGGAGGGCCGCCGCGGCCGTGCACGCGGTAGGCGACGTGGAGAGCGGCGTCGGCGACGAGATGGTCAGGTGGGACCGCCTGTTCCAGGACCTCAATCCCAACTGA